A region from the Muribaculum gordoncarteri genome encodes:
- a CDS encoding GH32 C-terminal domain-containing protein, with product MSLVAMSLSAATITALASEPGIKIEHLGTNNTIVRVDSDSKYLLLPVQESIDDATVKIIVDGKLERTLAVRMAKSKVDYTVPLDLTPYKGHDLILDVVTSQSRSSVREAKDDACWNNIAFADTIDTTNREKYRPIYHHTPIYGWMNDPNGMVYKDGVWHLCYQWNPYGSKWQNLSWGQSTSRDLIHWDHQLNPAVEPDGLGMIFSGSSAIDTANSAGFGKDAIVTMYTSAGTSQIQSLAWSDDNGATYNKYPGNPVITLESEARDPNMFWNDETKLWTLVLAHALDHEMLIFTSPDMKEWTLKSAFGKGLGSQDGVWECPDLFELPVEGSDESKWVLLCNINPGGPFGGSATQYFIGDFDGTTFAPDRDASGNVPTKWMDYGKDHYATVSFSNAPDNRRTVIGWMSNWQYAAEVPTMQFRSANTLPREVGLFKGNDGQIYASSAPSPELLSLRGKAVTDVKSIKAGTKARNYNLPSVNDGACEIVMDIEPGRTSDVTLTLSNHKGEKVMMAYNPVEETMSFDRRESGVTDFSQDFPAVTVSPTFGKDSRLSLRIFIDRSSIEVFGNDGRFVMTNLVFPTTPYTTLSLSADNGKAKINNLKIYTIK from the coding sequence ATGTCATTAGTTGCAATGTCACTCTCAGCTGCAACGATCACGGCCCTTGCATCGGAGCCGGGTATTAAAATCGAACATCTCGGCACCAACAACACGATTGTTCGCGTCGACAGCGACAGCAAATATCTGCTGCTTCCCGTGCAGGAGTCAATCGACGATGCTACAGTGAAGATAATAGTTGACGGAAAGCTCGAACGCACACTGGCCGTGCGCATGGCCAAGTCCAAAGTGGACTACACCGTGCCTCTCGACCTCACTCCTTATAAAGGACACGACCTCATCCTTGATGTCGTTACCTCACAAAGCCGCTCATCGGTAAGAGAGGCAAAAGATGACGCCTGCTGGAACAACATTGCATTTGCCGACACCATCGACACAACAAACCGTGAGAAATATCGCCCGATATATCATCACACACCCATCTACGGATGGATGAACGACCCCAACGGAATGGTCTACAAGGACGGTGTGTGGCACCTGTGCTACCAGTGGAATCCCTACGGCTCGAAATGGCAGAATCTATCATGGGGACAATCGACAAGCCGTGACCTCATACACTGGGATCATCAGTTGAACCCCGCAGTGGAGCCCGACGGACTCGGCATGATATTCAGCGGAAGCTCGGCAATAGACACAGCCAACAGCGCCGGATTTGGCAAAGACGCAATCGTGACAATGTACACTTCAGCCGGAACAAGCCAGATACAAAGCCTGGCATGGAGCGATGACAACGGCGCAACCTATAACAAATATCCCGGCAATCCCGTAATCACCCTTGAAAGCGAAGCCCGCGACCCAAATATGTTCTGGAACGACGAAACCAAACTGTGGACATTGGTACTCGCCCATGCGCTCGACCACGAAATGCTCATATTCACTTCACCCGACATGAAGGAGTGGACTCTTAAGAGTGCCTTCGGTAAAGGACTCGGCTCACAGGACGGTGTGTGGGAATGTCCCGACCTTTTTGAACTTCCCGTTGAAGGAAGCGACGAGAGCAAGTGGGTTCTCCTGTGTAACATCAATCCGGGCGGCCCCTTTGGTGGAAGCGCGACACAGTACTTCATAGGCGACTTTGACGGAACCACATTCGCCCCCGACCGTGACGCATCGGGTAACGTGCCTACAAAGTGGATGGACTACGGTAAGGATCACTACGCAACCGTAAGCTTCAGCAACGCTCCCGACAACCGACGCACTGTAATAGGATGGATGAGCAACTGGCAATATGCAGCCGAAGTGCCCACTATGCAGTTCCGCAGCGCCAACACGCTTCCACGTGAGGTGGGACTGTTCAAAGGCAATGACGGACAGATCTACGCCTCATCGGCACCCTCGCCCGAACTGCTGTCGCTTCGCGGAAAAGCCGTAACCGATGTCAAGAGCATCAAGGCCGGCACTAAGGCTCGCAACTACAACCTGCCTTCGGTCAACGACGGAGCATGTGAAATAGTAATGGACATTGAACCGGGACGCACATCCGATGTAACCCTGACGCTATCCAACCACAAAGGCGAAAAAGTGATGATGGCCTACAATCCGGTCGAAGAAACAATGTCGTTTGACCGTCGTGAAAGCGGAGTCACCGATTTCAGTCAGGATTTCCCCGCCGTCACCGTATCACCCACCTTCGGCAAAGACTCTCGATTGAGCCTGCGCATATTCATCGACCGCTCAAGCATCGAGGTTTTCGGAAATGACGGACGATTTGTAATGACCAATCTCGTATTCCCCACAACTCCCTACACTACCCTCTCCCTATCGGCCGACAACGGCAAAGCCAAAATAAATAATCTCAAAATTTACACAATAAAATAA